In the Victivallis sp. Marseille-Q1083 genome, one interval contains:
- the adhE gene encoding bifunctional acetaldehyde-CoA/alcohol dehydrogenase, which produces MEEKEKKVAEEAQQLAELDKIIETVKAAQAIYATYSQEQVDEIFRAAALAANSARIPLAKMAVAETGMGVIEDKVIKNHFASESVYNKYKHTKTCGIIERDEAFGIIKEAEPFGLIAGIVPTTNPTSTAIFKSLLALKTRNGIIFSPHPRAKKSTIEAARIILDAAVKAGAPANIIGWVENPTISLSQHLMSHKDISLILATGGPGMVKAAYSSGIPALGVGAGNTPVIMDETCDILMAVSSVLQSKTFDNGMICASEQSVIAVDSIYDAVKAEFIRRGAYLLNKTEAAKVGKTIVVDGKLNAKIVGQSAFKIAEMAGVKVPVEAKVLIGETDGVGPEYPFSCEKLSPVLALYRAKDFEAALERAQHLLEFGGMGHTSVLYTDSRNDARIDEFGKRMKTGRTLVNMPASQGAIGDIFNFKIDPSLTLGCGSWGGNSVSQNVAPKHLLNIKTIAQRRENMLWFRVPPKIYFKYGCLNEGLRDLQGKKRAFIVTDRYLYNNGLLQDTLDQLEEIGIKYDVFADVEPDPTLSSAYKGVASMNAFRPDVIIAFGGGSPMDAAKIMWLLYEHPDVNFSDIAMRFMDIRKRVYDFPKLGNKAIMVTIPTTSGTGSEVTPFAIITDEKTGTKYALADYEFTPSIAIIDTKLVMNMPQKLTAASGIDVLVHALEARVSILASEYTNALSREAVRLIFKYLPQAYDNGPNDAKAREKVHHAATIAGMAFANAFLGICHSMAHKLGAAFHIPHGMANALLISNVIRFNATNKPTKQGTFSQYKCPEALSRYADLATFLGIGGKTEEQSVENLIAEIEKLKKHLNVPSSIQEYGISERDFLAQVDTMSEMAFDDQCTGANPRYPLISELKELYLKSYYGK; this is translated from the coding sequence ATGGAAGAAAAAGAAAAAAAAGTTGCGGAAGAAGCGCAGCAGTTGGCTGAACTCGACAAGATTATCGAGACGGTGAAGGCGGCTCAGGCGATTTATGCGACTTATTCGCAGGAACAGGTGGACGAAATTTTCCGGGCGGCGGCGTTGGCGGCCAACAGTGCCCGTATCCCGCTGGCGAAGATGGCGGTGGCCGAAACCGGTATGGGCGTTATCGAAGATAAAGTGATCAAAAACCACTTCGCGTCGGAATCGGTCTACAATAAATACAAACATACCAAGACTTGCGGCATTATCGAGCGCGACGAAGCGTTCGGCATCATCAAGGAAGCCGAACCGTTCGGCCTGATCGCCGGTATCGTGCCGACCACCAACCCGACTTCGACGGCGATCTTCAAATCGCTGCTGGCGTTGAAAACCCGCAACGGCATCATCTTTTCCCCGCACCCGCGGGCCAAGAAGAGCACGATCGAGGCGGCGCGCATCATTCTGGATGCGGCGGTCAAGGCGGGCGCGCCGGCCAATATCATCGGCTGGGTGGAAAATCCGACCATTTCGCTGTCGCAGCATCTGATGAGCCACAAGGACATCAGCCTGATTCTGGCGACCGGCGGTCCGGGGATGGTGAAAGCGGCTTACTCTTCGGGTATCCCGGCGCTCGGCGTCGGCGCCGGCAATACGCCGGTCATCATGGATGAAACCTGCGATATCCTGATGGCGGTCAGTTCGGTGCTGCAGAGCAAGACGTTCGACAACGGCATGATCTGCGCGTCCGAGCAGTCGGTGATCGCCGTCGATTCGATTTACGATGCGGTGAAAGCGGAGTTCATCCGCCGCGGCGCCTATCTGTTGAACAAGACCGAGGCGGCCAAGGTCGGCAAGACGATCGTCGTCGACGGCAAGCTGAATGCCAAGATCGTCGGCCAGTCCGCTTTCAAAATCGCCGAAATGGCGGGCGTCAAAGTGCCGGTCGAGGCCAAAGTGCTGATCGGTGAAACCGACGGCGTCGGCCCGGAATATCCGTTCTCCTGCGAAAAATTGTCGCCGGTGCTGGCGCTCTATCGCGCCAAAGATTTCGAAGCGGCGCTGGAACGGGCGCAGCATCTGCTGGAATTCGGCGGCATGGGCCACACCAGCGTGCTCTACACCGATTCGCGCAACGACGCCAGAATCGACGAATTCGGCAAACGGATGAAAACCGGCCGTACTTTGGTCAACATGCCGGCCAGCCAGGGCGCGATCGGCGATATCTTCAACTTCAAGATCGACCCGTCGCTGACGCTGGGATGCGGCAGTTGGGGCGGCAACTCGGTCAGTCAGAACGTGGCGCCGAAGCATCTGTTGAATATCAAAACCATCGCGCAGAGGAGAGAAAACATGTTGTGGTTCCGCGTTCCGCCGAAAATTTATTTCAAATACGGCTGCCTGAACGAAGGTCTGCGCGATCTGCAGGGCAAAAAACGCGCTTTCATCGTCACCGACCGCTATCTTTACAACAACGGGCTGCTGCAGGATACCCTGGACCAGCTCGAGGAGATCGGCATCAAATATGACGTGTTCGCCGATGTCGAGCCGGACCCGACCTTGAGTTCCGCCTACAAGGGCGTCGCCAGCATGAACGCGTTCCGTCCGGACGTCATCATCGCTTTCGGCGGCGGCTCGCCGATGGACGCCGCCAAGATCATGTGGCTGCTGTACGAGCACCCGGACGTCAACTTCAGCGATATCGCGATGCGTTTCATGGACATTCGCAAGCGCGTCTACGACTTCCCGAAGCTGGGCAACAAAGCGATCATGGTGACCATTCCGACCACCTCCGGCACCGGTTCGGAAGTGACGCCGTTCGCGATCATCACCGATGAAAAGACCGGTACGAAATATGCGCTGGCCGACTACGAGTTCACGCCGTCCATCGCGATCATCGACACCAAGCTGGTGATGAACATGCCGCAGAAACTGACGGCGGCCAGCGGTATCGACGTGCTGGTCCATGCGCTGGAAGCGCGCGTCTCGATCCTGGCCAGCGAGTACACCAACGCGTTGTCCCGCGAAGCGGTCCGGCTGATCTTCAAATATCTGCCGCAGGCTTACGACAACGGCCCGAACGATGCCAAGGCGCGGGAAAAAGTCCACCATGCCGCGACGATTGCCGGTATGGCGTTCGCCAACGCCTTCCTCGGCATCTGCCACTCGATGGCGCACAAGCTCGGTGCGGCGTTCCACATTCCGCACGGCATGGCCAACGCGCTGCTGATTTCCAACGTCATCCGCTTCAACGCGACGAACAAGCCGACCAAGCAGGGTACTTTTTCGCAGTACAAATGCCCGGAAGCGCTGTCGCGTTACGCCGATCTGGCCACCTTCCTCGGCATCGGCGGCAAGACGGAGGAGCAGAGTGTCGAGAACCTCATCGCCGAGATCGAAAAACTCAAGAAGCACCTCAATGTGCCGAGCTCCATTCAGGAATACGGCATCAGCGAGCGCGATTTCCTCGCCCAGGTCGATACGATGTCCGAAATGGCCTTCGACGACCAGTGCACCGGCGCGAATCCGCGTTATCCGTTGATCAGCGAACTGAAGGAACTCTATTTGAAGAGTTACTACGGAAAATAA